One window from the genome of Bacillus tianshenii encodes:
- a CDS encoding ABC transporter ATP-binding protein codes for MEHVIEMNNIRKEFNGFVANDNITLKLAKGEIHALLGENGAGKSTLMNVLFGLYQPEGGEIKVRGKQVKITDPNVANDLGIGMVHQHFMLVENFTVTENIILGSEPVKGGKINIKEAAKKVQQLSEQYKLSVDPYAKIEDISVGMQQRVEILKTLYRGAEILIFDEPTAVLTPQEIKELIQIMHRLIEEGKSIILITHKLKEIMQVCDRCTIIRKGKGIGTVNIAETNQDELASLMVGREVHFKTEKGKATPQGEVLTIKDLVVQDSRQVQAVKGLDLTVRSGEIVGIAGVDGNGQSELIEAITGLRKVESGTVTLNGKDITNKPPRKVTESGVAHIPQDRHKHGLVLDFAIGENMVLQTYYQKPYSNIGVLSQSKIYEKARELIKEYDVRTPDEYTKARALSGGNQQKAIIAREVDRSPDLLIAAQPTRGLDVGAIEFIHQKLIEERDKGRGVLLISFELEEVMNVSDRIAVIYEGKIVDIVEPEKTTEQELGLLMAGGRREKAGER; via the coding sequence ATGGAACATGTAATTGAAATGAACAACATTCGAAAAGAGTTTAATGGTTTCGTAGCAAATGACAACATCACTCTGAAACTGGCAAAAGGTGAAATCCATGCCCTGCTCGGCGAAAACGGTGCAGGAAAATCGACGTTGATGAATGTGTTGTTTGGTTTGTATCAACCAGAAGGCGGCGAAATCAAAGTCCGTGGCAAACAAGTGAAGATAACCGACCCGAACGTAGCCAATGATCTAGGTATCGGGATGGTGCATCAGCACTTTATGCTTGTTGAGAATTTCACAGTGACAGAGAATATTATTCTCGGAAGTGAGCCTGTAAAAGGCGGAAAAATTAATATTAAAGAAGCAGCAAAAAAGGTACAGCAATTATCAGAACAATATAAGTTAAGTGTTGATCCATATGCGAAAATTGAAGATATTTCAGTAGGAATGCAACAACGTGTCGAAATCTTAAAAACATTATATCGGGGCGCAGAAATTTTAATTTTTGACGAACCGACAGCGGTATTAACACCGCAGGAAATCAAAGAACTTATCCAAATTATGCATAGGCTGATTGAAGAAGGAAAGTCGATTATTTTAATTACTCATAAGCTAAAGGAAATTATGCAAGTATGTGATCGCTGTACAATCATCCGTAAAGGAAAAGGGATTGGAACAGTCAACATTGCAGAAACAAATCAAGATGAGCTTGCTTCATTGATGGTAGGCCGTGAAGTACATTTTAAAACTGAAAAAGGGAAAGCAACGCCTCAAGGTGAGGTGTTAACGATAAAAGACTTAGTCGTCCAAGATTCACGACAAGTTCAAGCCGTAAAAGGCTTGGATTTGACTGTAAGATCAGGAGAGATCGTTGGGATTGCCGGTGTCGATGGGAATGGGCAATCAGAGTTGATTGAAGCGATTACAGGTCTTCGAAAGGTTGAATCTGGAACAGTAACGCTAAATGGAAAAGACATTACAAATAAACCGCCAAGAAAAGTGACTGAATCAGGGGTTGCTCACATTCCGCAAGATAGGCATAAACATGGGTTAGTGCTTGACTTTGCAATTGGCGAAAATATGGTGCTGCAAACCTACTATCAGAAGCCTTATTCAAATATAGGCGTGTTAAGTCAGTCAAAAATTTATGAAAAGGCTCGTGAGCTGATTAAAGAATACGACGTACGTACACCAGATGAATATACCAAGGCAAGAGCATTATCTGGAGGAAATCAGCAAAAGGCAATTATCGCTCGTGAAGTAGACCGGAGTCCTGACCTTTTGATTGCAGCTCAGCCGACACGCGGGCTTGATGTCGGGGCAATTGAATTTATTCATCAAAAATTAATTGAAGAGCGTGACAAGGGGAGAGGAGTTCTCCTTATTTCCTTCGAGCTTGAGGAAGTTATGAATGTCAGTGACCGAATCGCAGTTATTTATGAAGGGAAAATTGTGGATATCGTAGAACCGGAAAAAACTACTGAACAGGAACTTGGCTTGTTAATGGCTGGCGGTCGTCGTGAGAAAGCAGGTGAGCGTTAA
- a CDS encoding ABC transporter permease: protein MQRLLSNPRFVNILVPILSVLLGLLVGGIIMLVSQYNPLVGYGALLNGIVGDSYVMGETIRAMTPLILAGLSVAFAFRTGLFNIGVEGQMLVGWLASVWVGIALEGLPKLVHVPLALLAAAVAGALWGFIPGILKAKFRVHEVIVTIMMNYIALYVTNSMIRNYLLVPGERTETIQPSASLASEFLQTLTDFSRVHYGIIVALLAAVVMWFLLEKTSKGYELRSVGFNQHASQYAGMNVQRNIILSMLIAGGFAGVAGSMEGLGTYQYMTINGGFTGVGFDGIAVALLGANTALGVIFGAALFGGLKIGALTMQSSAGVPTELVEIVIALIIFFVASGYMIRVALNRFKKEGN from the coding sequence ATGCAGCGTTTATTATCGAATCCTCGGTTTGTAAATATCCTTGTGCCGATCTTATCTGTCTTACTTGGTTTGCTTGTCGGTGGCATTATTATGCTCGTCAGTCAGTACAACCCATTGGTCGGGTATGGAGCATTGTTGAACGGGATTGTCGGAGATTCCTATGTAATGGGGGAAACAATTCGTGCGATGACTCCGCTTATTCTAGCCGGCTTATCCGTCGCATTTGCCTTTCGGACAGGGCTTTTCAACATTGGGGTTGAAGGGCAAATGCTTGTTGGTTGGTTGGCATCTGTTTGGGTTGGGATTGCACTAGAAGGACTTCCGAAACTCGTTCACGTGCCGCTTGCATTGCTTGCAGCAGCGGTCGCAGGGGCGCTGTGGGGCTTTATCCCAGGCATTTTAAAGGCGAAATTTCGTGTTCATGAAGTTATCGTCACGATTATGATGAACTATATCGCATTATATGTTACAAACTCGATGATCCGTAATTATTTGCTTGTGCCAGGTGAGCGGACAGAAACGATCCAGCCGAGTGCATCGCTTGCTTCAGAGTTTCTGCAAACGTTAACGGACTTTTCACGTGTACACTATGGGATCATTGTTGCACTGCTTGCAGCGGTTGTTATGTGGTTCTTGCTTGAGAAGACGTCCAAAGGGTATGAGCTTCGTTCTGTCGGCTTTAATCAGCATGCATCTCAATATGCAGGTATGAATGTACAGCGTAATATTATCCTTTCCATGTTGATTGCTGGAGGCTTTGCAGGTGTTGCTGGTTCGATGGAAGGGCTTGGTACGTATCAGTATATGACAATTAACGGCGGCTTTACAGGTGTTGGTTTCGATGGAATCGCTGTTGCATTGCTTGGTGCGAATACCGCATTAGGTGTTATTTTCGGTGCTGCGTTATTTGGCGGCTTAAAAATTGGCGCGCTTACGATGCAGTCCTCAGCAGGCGTTCCGACCGAGCTTGTAGAGATCGTAATTGCTTTAATTATTTTCTTCGTTGCCTCAGGCTATATGATTCGCGTTGCGCTGAACCGCTTTAAGAAGGAGGGGAACTAA
- a CDS encoding ABC transporter permease has protein sequence MDILHILEIIVPAAIFYAAPLIFTALGGVFSERSGVVNIGLEGLMLMGAFVGIISTLSLESSLGAAAPWVSLLIAAVVGGLFAVLHAVASVTLRADQVVSGVAINFLAAGLTVFLIKKIYGKGQTDFIDFRIYKTDIPFLSDIPIIGPLFFSDAYVTSYIAVFLAFVVWYVIFKTPFGLRLRAVGEHPMAADTMGVKVNRMRYIGVILSGVFAGLGGAVYATSISGNFSHSTISGQGFMALAAMIFGKWHPLGALGAALFFGLAQSLSITGEQLPLLQDIPKVFLTIAPYVLTILALAGFVGRADAPKAIGKPYEKGQR, from the coding sequence ATGGACATTTTGCATATCTTAGAAATCATCGTTCCCGCAGCCATTTTTTACGCGGCGCCTCTTATTTTCACAGCGCTTGGCGGAGTATTCAGTGAACGTTCTGGTGTCGTTAACATTGGACTTGAAGGACTTATGCTTATGGGTGCCTTCGTTGGAATTATAAGCACCCTTTCCTTAGAAAGCTCGTTAGGTGCCGCTGCTCCGTGGGTTTCATTACTTATCGCGGCGGTTGTTGGTGGTCTATTTGCTGTTCTTCACGCAGTAGCATCTGTTACGTTGCGTGCTGACCAAGTTGTCAGCGGGGTTGCAATTAACTTCTTAGCGGCAGGCTTAACGGTCTTCTTAATTAAAAAGATCTATGGAAAAGGTCAAACAGACTTTATTGATTTTCGTATTTATAAAACAGATATCCCTTTCTTAAGTGATATCCCGATTATTGGTCCGTTATTTTTTAGTGATGCGTACGTCACATCCTATATTGCGGTTTTCCTTGCGTTTGTCGTCTGGTATGTCATCTTTAAGACACCATTCGGACTTCGGCTTCGTGCGGTTGGGGAACACCCGATGGCAGCTGATACGATGGGTGTGAAAGTAAATCGGATGCGTTATATTGGTGTCATTCTTTCAGGGGTCTTTGCCGGTCTCGGTGGTGCAGTATATGCCACATCGATTTCAGGGAACTTTAGCCACAGCACCATTTCAGGACAAGGCTTTATGGCTTTAGCTGCCATGATTTTCGGAAAATGGCATCCGCTTGGCGCTTTAGGAGCGGCTCTCTTCTTTGGGCTTGCTCAGTCATTAAGTATTACAGGTGAGCAGCTACCGTTGCTGCAGGATATTCCGAAAGTATTCTTAACAATTGCGCCATATGTTTTAACGATTTTAGCTTTAGCTGGCTTTGTCGGTCGTGCAGACGCACCAAAAGCAATTGGAAAGCCTTACGAAAAAGGACAACGCTAA
- a CDS encoding pitrilysin family protein, translating to MQVMNELRKVLDGLTVHTIETQKYKTNGIVLKMKAPLQEENVTVRSLLPHVMESGTTTYPTAAKLRARLEELYGAALSSEVSKKGEHHVITFRMDIANEKFLSSNEALLEEGVKLLAEVLLHPLLESGQFQAKIVDQEKRSLKQRIQSIYDDKLRYANMRLVEEMCKHEPYRLNVHGNIDEVDGITGEALIAAYTRMLEQDEIDLYFIGDLEEDEAVRLAQTYFKLPHANKRSEKTSNVAQYIPEKEQEIIEDQDVKQGKLHIGYRTNVTFGDDDYYALQLFNGLFGGFSHSKLFINVREKASLAYYAASRVESHKGLIFVMSGIEPKEYENALTIIRKQMTDMKEGNFTDDEIAQTKAVLRNQMLEMMDTSHGFIEMLYHNVVSGVDRAPQEWLTGIENVTREDIIKVGKKIHFDTVYFLKGTEGA from the coding sequence ATGCAGGTTATGAATGAGTTGCGGAAAGTGTTGGACGGATTGACTGTCCATACGATTGAAACGCAAAAATATAAAACAAACGGTATCGTGTTAAAAATGAAAGCACCTCTTCAGGAAGAGAATGTAACCGTGCGTTCATTACTACCGCATGTGATGGAATCAGGAACAACGACATATCCGACTGCAGCAAAGCTACGTGCGAGGTTGGAAGAATTGTATGGTGCTGCTCTTTCTTCTGAAGTAAGCAAAAAAGGTGAACATCATGTGATTACTTTTCGCATGGATATTGCCAATGAAAAATTCCTTTCGTCTAATGAAGCGTTATTAGAAGAAGGTGTGAAATTGTTAGCAGAAGTTCTTTTGCACCCTCTCTTAGAAAGTGGTCAGTTCCAAGCTAAAATTGTGGATCAAGAAAAGCGTTCATTAAAGCAGCGTATTCAATCAATTTATGATGATAAGCTCCGCTACGCGAATATGCGCCTTGTTGAAGAAATGTGTAAGCATGAACCATATCGTCTGAATGTTCACGGAAATATTGATGAAGTGGACGGGATTACAGGGGAAGCGTTAATTGCTGCGTATACCCGTATGCTTGAGCAAGATGAAATCGATCTTTATTTCATCGGTGATTTAGAAGAAGATGAAGCAGTTCGTTTAGCACAAACGTATTTTAAATTACCACATGCTAATAAACGAAGTGAAAAGACATCAAATGTTGCACAGTATATCCCTGAAAAAGAGCAAGAAATTATTGAAGACCAAGATGTGAAGCAAGGTAAGCTTCATATCGGCTATCGTACAAATGTCACTTTTGGTGATGATGATTACTACGCACTTCAACTGTTTAACGGTTTATTTGGCGGCTTTTCACATTCTAAGCTGTTCATTAATGTCCGTGAGAAAGCTTCACTGGCTTATTATGCGGCATCACGGGTTGAGAGCCATAAAGGCTTGATTTTTGTAATGAGTGGGATTGAACCGAAAGAATATGAGAATGCCTTAACAATTATCCGCAAGCAGATGACAGATATGAAAGAAGGTAACTTCACAGACGATGAAATTGCCCAGACAAAAGCTGTGCTTCGCAATCAAATGCTTGAAATGATGGATACATCACACGGATTTATCGAAATGCTCTATCACAACGTCGTCTCTGGGGTAGACCGTGCTCCACAGGAGTGGTTAACAGGCATCGAAAACGTGACGAGAGAAGACATCATAAAAGTCGGTAAGAAGATTCATTTCGATACCGTTTATTTCTTAAAAGGAACGGAGGGTGCCTAA
- a CDS encoding pitrilysin family protein has translation MDVKHFKQLDEKLYFEKMDNGLEVYVLPKKGFQKTFSVFTTKYGSIDNHFVPLGETEPTKVPDGIAHFLEHKLFEKEDGDVFQQFSKQGASANAFTSFTRTAYLFSCTSNVSENLETLVDFVQDPYFTKETVEKEKGIIGQEITMYDDNPDWRAYFGVIDNMYHNHPVKIDIAGTIESIADITAESLYTCYNTFYHPSNMLLFVVGAVEPEEILEQVRNNQAKKSYKDQPPIERFTDEEPEDVAVKEKTLHMSVQRPKCMTGFKGVVSNKKGREKLKHEQTMKVLLDMLFGKSSPFYEELYESGLIDETFGYDYTEEDNFAFSLFGGDSTEPEKLAERIQQIALNERDRALTEEQLERIRRKKIGSFLRSLNSPEFIANQFTRFQFHEMNLFSVVQVLEEMTLNDIEVAAAELFHAERFSKFYVLPKESQ, from the coding sequence ATGGATGTAAAACATTTTAAACAACTCGATGAAAAACTATACTTTGAAAAAATGGACAATGGACTTGAGGTCTACGTCCTACCGAAAAAAGGCTTTCAGAAAACATTTTCAGTTTTTACGACAAAATATGGTTCGATCGATAACCACTTTGTGCCGCTTGGCGAAACGGAACCGACAAAAGTGCCGGATGGAATTGCCCATTTTCTAGAGCATAAGCTATTTGAAAAAGAAGACGGGGATGTGTTTCAGCAATTTAGCAAGCAAGGTGCTTCAGCAAATGCGTTTACATCCTTCACACGGACAGCTTACTTATTCTCTTGTACATCAAATGTGTCTGAAAACTTAGAAACACTTGTTGATTTCGTGCAGGACCCATACTTTACGAAGGAAACAGTAGAGAAGGAGAAGGGGATTATTGGGCAAGAGATTACGATGTATGATGATAACCCTGATTGGCGCGCTTATTTTGGTGTGATTGACAATATGTATCATAACCATCCCGTTAAAATTGATATTGCAGGTACGATTGAATCGATCGCTGATATAACTGCTGAATCCTTATATACGTGCTATAACACGTTCTATCACCCAAGCAATATGCTGTTGTTCGTTGTCGGAGCGGTTGAGCCTGAAGAAATTTTAGAACAAGTACGTAACAACCAAGCAAAAAAATCATATAAGGACCAGCCCCCAATTGAGCGCTTTACGGATGAAGAGCCGGAAGATGTAGCTGTGAAAGAGAAGACACTTCATATGTCTGTACAGCGCCCGAAGTGTATGACAGGCTTTAAAGGTGTTGTGTCTAATAAAAAAGGTCGTGAAAAATTAAAGCATGAGCAGACAATGAAAGTGCTGCTTGATATGTTGTTCGGCAAGAGCTCGCCATTTTATGAAGAACTATACGAATCAGGGTTGATCGATGAAACGTTCGGCTATGATTACACTGAAGAAGATAATTTTGCCTTCTCATTGTTTGGCGGAGACAGCACAGAGCCTGAAAAGCTTGCTGAGCGAATTCAACAAATTGCTCTTAATGAACGGGACCGGGCTTTAACAGAAGAGCAACTAGAGCGCATCCGCCGTAAGAAAATTGGTTCATTTTTACGTTCCTTAAATTCACCTGAATTTATCGCAAATCAATTCACACGCTTCCAATTCCATGAAATGAATCTATTTTCAGTTGTTCAAGTATTGGAAGAGATGACGCTGAATGATATTGAAGTGGCTGCTGCAGAATTGTTCCATGCAGAGCGATTTTCGAAATTTTATGTGCTTCCAAAAGAAAGTCAGTAA
- a CDS encoding SDR family oxidoreductase, translated as MTEKWALITGASGGIGSEAARKLASMGFHLYLHYNQDAESVQKLKDELPVPVEIIQADFSAQYGVEECVRRISRPLHTIVHNSGKSVYGMINDMRHEDVQEMLQLHCSSPYLLTKELLPQMISQRCGRIVFVTSIWGEAGASCETLYSMVKGGQNALVKALAKEVAPSGITVNAVSPGAVATKMMDGFNEEELQMICDEIPAGRLAKAEEIAQLIGFLCSEEASYIQGQVIGVNGGWHT; from the coding sequence ATGACGGAAAAGTGGGCACTGATTACAGGTGCAAGCGGTGGAATTGGCAGTGAGGCTGCAAGAAAATTGGCGAGTATGGGCTTTCACTTGTATTTACACTACAACCAGGATGCAGAATCAGTACAGAAGTTAAAGGATGAACTGCCTGTCCCTGTCGAAATCATCCAGGCAGATTTTTCAGCACAATACGGGGTAGAGGAATGTGTACGACGCATTTCTCGTCCTCTTCACACGATCGTTCATAATAGCGGAAAAAGCGTGTACGGGATGATTAATGATATGCGTCATGAAGATGTGCAAGAAATGCTGCAGCTTCATTGTTCGTCTCCTTACTTGCTTACAAAAGAACTACTCCCGCAAATGATTTCACAAAGGTGTGGTCGTATTGTCTTCGTTACATCCATTTGGGGTGAAGCAGGTGCCTCTTGTGAAACGTTATATTCGATGGTGAAAGGCGGGCAGAATGCTCTTGTGAAAGCACTTGCCAAGGAAGTTGCTCCGAGCGGCATAACAGTCAATGCTGTCTCACCTGGTGCAGTAGCTACCAAAATGATGGACGGATTCAATGAAGAAGAGTTGCAAATGATTTGTGATGAGATTCCAGCAGGACGGCTTGCGAAAGCAGAAGAAATTGCTCAATTGATCGGCTTTCTTTGTTCAGAGGAAGCTTCTTATATTCAAGGTCAAGTGATCGGAGTGAATGGCGGCTGGCATACGTAG
- a CDS encoding DUF3243 domain-containing protein, producing the protein MSVLDNFDTWKGFLGQRLNQAQQDGLDNATVSNVAYEIGDYLAKQVDPKNPEERILAELWQVATPEEQHAIANMMVKLVKNEAK; encoded by the coding sequence ATGTCAGTACTAGATAACTTCGACACATGGAAAGGTTTCTTAGGTCAGCGCCTGAATCAAGCACAGCAAGATGGGTTAGATAATGCAACAGTTTCAAACGTTGCATATGAAATCGGTGATTACTTAGCGAAGCAAGTTGACCCGAAGAACCCAGAAGAGCGTATTCTAGCTGAACTTTGGCAAGTCGCTACACCTGAAGAGCAACATGCCATTGCGAACATGATGGTTAAGCTTGTAAAAAATGAAGCTAAGTAA
- a CDS encoding YmfK family protein translates to MAKKEWYLEYEISINRPGLLGDISSLLGMLSINIVTINGVDDRRRGLLLLCEADEQIKRLESILHTIDNIKITKLRVPKLRDRLAVRHGRYIHREKDDKKTFRFVRDELGLLVDFMAELYMKKGHKLIGIRGMPRVGKTESIVAASVCANKRWLFVSSTLLKQTVRSQLIEDEYNEDHLYIIDGIVSTRRASERHWQLVREIMALEATKVIEHPDIFVQETEYKLEDFDYIIELRNDYDEEITYEEVEQQRFSSDFGFSAFDF, encoded by the coding sequence ATGGCAAAAAAAGAATGGTATTTAGAATATGAAATTTCTATCAATCGCCCAGGTCTGCTTGGTGATATCTCTTCTTTGTTGGGGATGCTTTCAATTAATATAGTTACGATTAACGGGGTGGATGACCGCCGTCGTGGTTTATTATTACTGTGTGAGGCAGATGAACAAATTAAGCGACTTGAATCGATTCTTCATACAATCGATAACATAAAAATCACGAAATTACGAGTACCGAAACTGCGTGACCGTCTTGCTGTGCGGCATGGAAGATACATACATCGTGAAAAAGATGACAAAAAAACATTCCGATTTGTTCGAGATGAGCTTGGTTTGCTCGTTGATTTTATGGCAGAATTGTATATGAAAAAAGGGCATAAGTTAATTGGTATTCGCGGAATGCCTCGTGTCGGAAAAACAGAATCAATTGTCGCAGCAAGCGTATGTGCAAATAAGCGCTGGTTGTTTGTTTCATCGACATTATTAAAGCAAACTGTCCGCAGTCAGTTGATTGAAGATGAATATAATGAAGATCACCTTTACATTATTGATGGGATTGTTTCGACAAGACGTGCATCTGAACGCCATTGGCAGCTTGTTCGTGAAATTATGGCGTTAGAAGCAACAAAAGTGATTGAGCATCCTGATATTTTTGTACAAGAGACGGAATATAAGCTTGAAGATTTTGATTACATTATTGAATTGCGTAATGATTACGATGAAGAAATTACATATGAAGAAGTTGAGCAACAACGCTTCTCATCGGACTTCGGCTTTTCGGCTTTTGATTTTTAA
- a CDS encoding DUF4115 domain-containing protein, translating into MLSLSELGQRLKQAREEKNLTIDGLQEKTKIQKRYLHAIEEGNFSVMPGNFYARAFIKQYAEAVGLDSEALFDEYASEIPKADDDVPDRLSRVNREKQQVSNKGAKFFSFLPTLLVVVLLLGIAVSIWVFSLKNDSPDDVTGEVETTEDGFDEEISIETPSENGQDAPAENENNKDEAEEKTDKEDEKEKPKEDKADMKLEQVNQSSAGTPTTTFELSGTDKFEVELISNKPDGRSYVGVENGNGKSFYAQELNSGNSKTFDFTSESEVELNIGRATDVDIKVNGQKVEYPYPAAETVHQKLVIQFKK; encoded by the coding sequence GTGTTATCATTGAGTGAATTGGGACAGCGATTAAAGCAAGCGAGAGAAGAAAAGAATTTAACAATTGACGGTTTGCAAGAAAAGACAAAAATACAGAAGCGCTACCTTCACGCCATTGAAGAAGGTAATTTTTCCGTAATGCCGGGAAATTTTTATGCACGGGCATTTATTAAGCAGTATGCTGAAGCGGTGGGGTTAGATTCGGAAGCGTTATTCGATGAGTATGCTTCTGAAATCCCAAAAGCAGACGATGATGTTCCTGATCGTCTTTCGCGTGTAAACCGTGAGAAGCAGCAAGTATCAAATAAAGGGGCAAAGTTTTTTTCGTTTCTGCCTACACTGTTAGTCGTTGTCTTGTTGTTAGGCATCGCTGTATCCATTTGGGTGTTTTCATTAAAAAATGACAGCCCTGATGATGTTACCGGGGAAGTGGAAACAACTGAGGATGGCTTTGACGAAGAAATTTCGATTGAAACGCCTAGTGAAAACGGTCAGGATGCCCCTGCTGAAAATGAAAATAACAAAGATGAAGCAGAAGAAAAGACCGACAAAGAAGACGAAAAAGAGAAACCAAAAGAAGATAAGGCGGACATGAAGCTTGAGCAAGTCAATCAATCTAGTGCAGGTACGCCTACCACAACATTTGAATTAAGTGGTACAGATAAGTTTGAGGTGGAGTTGATTTCCAATAAACCAGATGGCAGAAGTTATGTCGGTGTGGAAAATGGTAATGGGAAATCATTCTATGCACAGGAACTGAATAGTGGCAACAGTAAAACGTTTGATTTCACCTCAGAGTCAGAGGTGGAGTTAAATATCGGTCGTGCCACAGATGTTGATATTAAGGTGAACGGTCAAAAGGTGGAATATCCATATCCTGCTGCTGAAACGGTGCATCAAAAACTAGTTATTCAATTTAAAAAATAA
- the pgsA gene encoding CDP-diacylglycerol--glycerol-3-phosphate 3-phosphatidyltransferase encodes MLEKDGMEDIVVNLPNKITLSRIILIPIFMLFMLANLPFGTVNIGTEAVPVAHVIGAAIFIFAALTDWVDGYLARKYNLVTNMGKFLDPLADKLLVSAALISLVEMGFAAAWMVIVIIGREFAVTGLRLVAAAEGEVLAASQLGKIKTTVQMVAIAALLFHDQPFASFGFPLGMIALWLAVFFTILSGWDYFYKNRVILLKSK; translated from the coding sequence ATGCTTGAAAAAGATGGAATGGAGGATATAGTAGTGAATCTACCAAACAAAATCACACTATCACGTATTATTTTAATTCCAATTTTTATGCTTTTTATGCTTGCGAACCTACCATTTGGAACAGTTAACATTGGTACGGAAGCTGTACCTGTTGCTCATGTCATTGGCGCAGCTATTTTTATTTTTGCGGCTTTGACCGATTGGGTGGATGGCTATCTTGCACGTAAATACAACCTTGTGACAAACATGGGGAAATTTCTTGATCCACTTGCGGATAAGCTGCTTGTTTCAGCTGCATTAATTTCATTGGTTGAAATGGGATTTGCAGCAGCTTGGATGGTAATCGTCATTATTGGACGCGAATTTGCGGTTACAGGCTTGCGTCTTGTAGCAGCAGCAGAAGGGGAAGTGCTTGCTGCAAGTCAGCTCGGAAAGATTAAAACGACTGTCCAAATGGTAGCGATTGCTGCACTATTATTCCATGACCAGCCGTTTGCTTCATTTGGTTTCCCGTTAGGCATGATTGCTCTCTGGTTAGCGGTGTTCTTTACGATTCTATCAGGCTGGGATTATTTTTATAAAAATCGCGTTATTTTATTGAAAAGTAAATAG
- a CDS encoding competence/damage-inducible protein A: MNAEIIAVGSELLLGQIANTNAQFLSSQLATLGINVYYHTTVGDNPSRLNKAIETAANRADVIIFTGGLGPTKDDLTKETIADYLDKELVENEFALERIKAYFERTNRTMSANNRKQALVLKGAEVFPNDNGMAPGMALKQKKQTFVLLPGPPREMKPMFKNYVSSFLSSQLSEQAVIASKVLHFFGIGEAQLETELEDLIDKQTNPTIAPLAADGEVVLRLTAKADNHKAAHELIKKTEDEILARVGEFFYGYDDTSLIRELLKTLQLQKVTVASAESLTGGMFAEWLTSQGGTSAIFKGGAVTYTNDAKSNVLGVSEETLETYGAVSEQAAKEMAEKVRSLFQADIGLSFTGVAGPTEQEGKPIGTVYIGIAQGDDTKVYELNLGGSREANRIRSVKYGCHYLLHLLKESK, from the coding sequence ATGAATGCAGAAATCATTGCAGTAGGTTCAGAGCTACTTCTTGGGCAGATCGCCAATACAAACGCACAATTTCTTTCATCACAGCTTGCAACACTCGGCATCAATGTGTACTACCATACAACGGTTGGAGATAATCCATCAAGGCTAAATAAAGCAATTGAAACAGCAGCAAACCGTGCTGATGTGATAATTTTTACAGGTGGGCTCGGACCGACAAAGGATGACTTAACGAAAGAGACGATTGCAGATTATTTAGATAAAGAGCTTGTCGAAAATGAATTTGCGCTTGAACGGATTAAGGCGTATTTTGAGCGTACAAATCGCACGATGTCTGCCAATAATCGGAAGCAAGCACTTGTTTTAAAGGGAGCGGAAGTGTTCCCAAATGATAATGGCATGGCACCTGGTATGGCGTTAAAACAAAAGAAACAAACATTTGTACTGCTTCCAGGACCACCGAGAGAAATGAAACCAATGTTTAAAAACTATGTCAGCTCGTTTCTTTCTTCGCAACTAAGTGAACAAGCTGTTATTGCGTCAAAAGTGCTTCATTTCTTTGGAATTGGCGAGGCACAGCTTGAAACAGAATTGGAAGATTTAATTGATAAGCAAACAAACCCGACGATTGCTCCGCTCGCAGCGGATGGAGAAGTAGTGCTTCGTTTAACAGCCAAGGCAGATAATCATAAGGCTGCTCATGAGTTGATCAAAAAAACAGAAGATGAGATTTTAGCACGTGTTGGAGAATTTTTCTACGGCTATGACGATACAAGCTTAATTCGTGAATTGTTAAAAACATTGCAATTACAAAAGGTAACAGTCGCTTCTGCAGAAAGCTTAACAGGCGGAATGTTTGCTGAATGGCTGACCTCTCAAGGTGGCACATCAGCTATCTTTAAAGGCGGTGCGGTCACGTATACAAATGATGCGAAAAGCAATGTTCTCGGTGTAAGTGAAGAAACGCTAGAGACATACGGAGCTGTTAGTGAACAAGCAGCAAAGGAAATGGCTGAAAAGGTACGGTCGTTATTCCAAGCGGATATCGGGCTTAGTTTTACAGGCGTAGCAGGACCGACTGAACAGGAAGGGAAACCGATTGGAACGGTTTATATCGGAATTGCCCAAGGTGATGACACAAAAGTCTATGAATTAAATTTAGGCGGTAGCCGTGAAGCAAATCGCATCCGTTCTGTTAAGTATGGATGTCATTATCTTTTGCATTTACTAAAAGAATCGAAATAA